From Drosophila nasuta strain 15112-1781.00 chromosome X, ASM2355853v1, whole genome shotgun sequence, one genomic window encodes:
- the LOC132796707 gene encoding uncharacterized protein LOC132796707 yields MQNIRNLKDPTKDGMLKELLLYTCTWLLLFCCISTLPAMAAAATEPKITCTDHDTKITCDCHNTELAMVLPQINGAVYHIEVRNCRDLTVEPNALERTESLRKISFHHVDRLVLQKHALSLSRYTSNKALIVEFEDVNFELIDSHAISGNIEEISFVGGRIEQMQPFGFTTTKDSAILLKLDGVTIHRIESQAFKKFAVEQMIIANCKFVANVPTRAFYELEVLNELSMRNNQFQEVHSHAFTFKLIFKLSLSDNSFVAVDGEWLEAQIRDAITLRGNKFGATSEIAFRSLKVHRDYQLSERLELRFHNNTVHSLLPTAAAMPAAVGDVASVEAPPQPLRFDERFALSIRQLCYENVWSCDQLDTSQEPAVPRVEFFRLYSDQLLFTRAAAATSPPDVATPQQFVPLRQVIVEQCQPSSYVAYIVIGSVLLALLIVFLLLLLWCLVARRRRRRKLDVVQPEARTYKETQIVYQIENAGLLKTDL; encoded by the exons atgcaaaacatacGAAACCTTAAAGATCCCACCAAGGATGGGATGCTGAAAGAGTTGCTGCTCTACACCTGCACCTGGTTGCTGCTCTTCTGCTGCATCTCAACGTTGCCAgcgatggcagcagcagccacagagCCAAAGATCACCTGCACCGATCACGACACAAAGATCACCTGTGATTGCCACAATACTGAGCTG GCCATGGTGTTACCACAAATCAATGGCGCCGTTTATCACATCGAGGTGCGCAATTGTCGTGACCTCACCGTCGAACCAAACGCCTTGGAGCGCACCGAGAGTCTGCGCAAGATCAGTTTCCATCATGTGGATCGTCTGGTGCTGCAGAAACATGCCCTCAGCTTGTCTCGGTATACGAGCAACAAGGCTTTGATCGTTGAGTTCGAGGACGTCAACTTTGAGTTGATCGATTCGCATGCCATCAGTGGCAACATCGAGGAGATCTCATTCGTCGGTGGTCGCATCGAGCAGATGCAACCCTTTGGGTTCACCACCACCAAAGACAGTGCCATATTGCTCAAACTGGATGGTGTAACCATTCATCGCATAGAGAGTCAG GCTTTCAAAAAGTTTGCCGTGGAGCAAATGATCATTGCCAATTGCAAATTCGTGGCAAATGTGCCGACACGCGCCTTCTACGAGCTAGAAGTGCTCAACGAGCTGAGCATGCGCAACAATCAGTTCCAGGAAGTGCACTCGCATGCCTTCACCTTCAAGC TCATCTTCAAGCTGAGCTTGAGCGACAATAGCTTCGTCGCCGTGGACGGCGAGTGGCTGGAGGCACAAATTCGTGATGCAATCACATTGCGTGGCAATAAATTCGGAGCCACAAGTGAGATTGCGTTTCGCAGCCTGAAAGTGCATCGCGATTATCAGCTGAGCGAGCGACTCGAGTTGCGGTTCCACAACAATACGGTACACAGTCTGCTgcccacagcagcagcgatgccAGCGGCCGTAGGCGATGTGGCAAGCGTCGAGGCGCCACCGCAACCGTTGCGCTTCGACGAACGCTTTGCGCTCAGCATTCGCCAGTTGTGCTACGAGAATGTGTGGAGTTGCGATCAGTTGGACACGAGTCAAGAGCCAGCGGTGCCGCGTGTCGAATTCTTTCGCCTCTACTCCGACCAGTTGCTCTTCactcgagcagcagcagccacctCGCCACCGGATGTTGCCACACCACAACAATTTGTGCCATTGCGTCAGGTGATCGTCGAGCAGTGTCAGCCGAGCAGCTACGTCGCCTACATTGTCATCGGCAGTGTTCTGCTCGCTCTGCTCATCGTGTTCCTTCTTCTGTTGCTCTGGTGTCTGGTGGCACGTCGACGACGGCGCCGCAAACTGGATGTGGTGCAGCCCGAGGCGCGCACCTACAAGGAGACGCAGATTGTATACCAAATCGAGAACGCTGGCCTGCTCAAGACTGATCTGTAG